The nucleotide sequence GAgttttttatatgttttggataCAAGCTGTTTTTTAGATGTGtgttatgcaaatattttttcccagtgtgTTTCTTGCTATGTTGCGCAAGCTAGATTCCTGGATTCAAGTTACCCTCCTgctcagccttctgaggagctggtactacaggcacgtgccactgcacctggcccagtgtgTGTAATagtcttttgaagagcaaaactttttaattttcataaggACCAActcagcatttttttcatttacaagttgtacttttggtatcatatctaagatATCTTTGTCTAACTGAAGGTAACAAAAGTTTTACCCTGTGTTTCCTTACAGAAGTTTTACAGTTGTTATAGCTTTAGTTCTTGtgtttaggtctgtgatccatttcaatttaatttttgtgtatagtatGAGAGAAGGGTCaaggtcgtgtgtgtgtgtgtgtgtgtatgtgtgtgtatacgaTTTGTTTGAACACCACTAATTTAAAAAGCTATATTTTCCCATTGAATTactttggcatctttgtcaaaaatcagttaacCATATatgtgtgagtctatttctggactctgttccattgatgtatacaTCTATTTTTATGCTGAAATCACCTGACTTGCTTACTGGGCTTCATACTAACAAAGCAACGTTTTCCAGATTGAGTGACTTTCCTAGCCTTGCTCACACAAGACAGAGAAGCAGCTCCAAGTGAAATTGGCTGGAATCATTGGGAGTCACCAGGCAGACACCCTGTGCTTTCCACGCAGTATCCAGATTTAGAAGACACGCTGCCTTTTCCTAcaacttttcttctgctttgGGGGTTCTGATCTTGTAAGTTTTATGTCCTAAGGGAGGACAttgcaaaaggaatgttcattttccttcccttttgcttgagagaaagaaaagcaacttCTTTAgcaccatatatatacatatatatatatatgtatatatataaacctatatatatatttatatgcggGAGTAGGGGGAAAcatgatttcctttttaaaaaacaattagtcTTAAAATCTTGGAAACAGGTTTGTAGCAGGTAGATCTTGCTGTTGATGAATCctctattgtttattttaaaagaagaaacctTAATCACCATCAAGAGGAATTGAAGAGTATTTAAAAACATCACCAAATTTACCTGAGAGACTCATTCTCAGAAGGCAATAtcaataaaggagaaaatagagACAATTAAATCTTTGGAATTATGGCTAGAATGCCCATTTGTTCCTTAAACTTACAGATACTTCTTGTTTTACAGGCAGATTTAAAGATCACTTTAATAAATACCCATATGTATTATTAGCAAATCATACTAATTGCTGTCTCAATTATTGCCTCTTTAaagtactactttttttttttttgagacggagtcttgctgtatcgcccaggctggagtgcagtggcgagatctcggctcactgcaagctctgcctcctgggttgatgccattatcccgcctcagcctccctagtagctaggactacactacaggcgcctgccaccacacccggctaattttttgtatttttagtagagacgggatttcaccattcacaggatggtctcgatctcctgacctcgtgatccgcccgcctcggcctcccaaagtgctgggattacaggcgtgagccaccgcacccagcaaagTACTACTTCTTATGAAGCCTATCTTCCCACCAGGTTCTTCAGGAGCATCTTGATTCTTCTTGGCCTTTTTATTTTCACATGATTTTAGACTTAGCTTGACAAATTCCACAGGAAAGTATATTGGGATTTTTACAATGATTTCACGTAAGCTGTTGATCAATTTGGAGAAAACTGACATATTTACAATGTCTTCCAATGCACAAACTTGATGTCTCCCCATTTACTTATGTTAGTTTTAATGTGTCTCGATAATGCTAGATACATTTGCATCAATTTGTTGCCCATCTTTTGTTAGATGGATTCCTAAGTCTTCACTATTGCGATTGTAAGTGGTAtcttaatttaaatttcattttctaactaTTTGTAGTTAGAATTTACAAATAAGATTGAGCTTTCGCTATTGACATTTGGCAACCTTGCTAAACTCTTACAAATTCCAATAATTTCACTGTGGATTGCCTGCAGTTCCAGGGGTTGGTAAACTATGAGCTGTGAACCAAATCTAACTCAAGGCCTGTTTGGGCAGGCTAAGAAGGTTCTTACCTTTTCATAAATGGTtgtaaaagcaaaatatatatatatataatatatatattatattatatataatatatatcatatatataatatattatattatatgtaatatatataatatataatattatatataatatatataatatataatatattatatataatatatataatatataatatattatataatatatataatatattatatatataatatattatatatagataatatattatattatataatatagataatatattatattatataatatagataatatattatattatataatatagataatatattatattatataatatagataatatattatattatataatatagataatatattatattatataatatagattatatattatatattatatattatatatattatattatatattatatattatatattatatatattatattatatattatatattatatattatatatattatatattataatataatatattatatataatatataatataatatatattatatattatatgatataatatatattatatgatatataatatatattatatacgatatattatatatactatattatatataatatatattatataatatatattatatataatatatataatatatattatataatatattcttgttttacagaacatatatatataatatattatatagataatatatattatatagataatatatatattatatatatataatatatatatatagaacagTATGTGACTGGAGAGCCTAAAATACTTATTGTGAAAAAAGCAGACAATACAGAAATTAACTAGAAATTATTAAGATATTGACACAGAGGGAGAGTCTTTGTAAATTATCTTAAGAAGTTCTTAAGACAACATTGTTCTCATTctggcagttttatttttcacttttaatcaACTTTAAGCCTATTAACTGTTTTCTATCATTCAATATCCTCTTTTTGCTGCAGTTAAAAATCTGCAAAAGTAGATTCTTCAAACTAAGATATAGTGAGTCTGTCAAGCCCAGTTTCAAAAAGCATGTGACAAGACTATATTGCCAAGTTTAAACATATGCTCTGTAGCAGAAATAGGGAAgaaattcacttattaatttatCCATGTAAGATTTATTAAACATATAACTTCGTTGGAACCAACAAAGCTACTTTCATGTTTTTATGTTGTTCTTTTTCGATATTTAGATTAACCGGATAATCTTAAGTTATCTTAGAAATGAGAAAGTTTCTGCAGTATTGTTACATTTGTTCCAAGTATACAAGTTGTTTCTATGCACTACCTTCTCAATCCTATAAAAGAAGTCTTTATTACCAAAGCAATTTCAAACACATTGCTCAAAAGACACACTAACGTTGTGAAAGCCATTTTGTTGGATTTAGTCCCATTTTAGTATCCCCTTAAAAAGTTTGACTGATGACTCTGGATATTCAGCCAACAGTGTTGTGTCAAAAACTTGCTTGAATTTATCTAAAAATTCATAGTCGGTGCTGAACCTGAATTTGTTTGCCCAAAGCAGCACCGTCCCTGGCTGGGAAAGGTACACCATGGTGGCGAGCAGCTTGTCCAGGAAGTAGTGATGGTAGACCACATCCGAGGCTAGGACATAATCATAGTAAAAAGCTGACTTGGGAAAGTTTTTGTCTAGGTCTTCCCCCCATACCAGTTCTTTTACTTCAGGCAGATGTGCTGTACATTgtagtgtgttttttaaaagattgtattGAAGGTTTCCCAGGACATCAGGCAAATCTGTTGCTGTGACTTGAGCtcctaagagaaaaagaaaacaatgacctGGAAACATTTGGGCAGCCACAGTGTACATATACCCAGGGAGAAACACAAGAAACAACTGGATTCCTTAGCCTTGGCTCTATTGGTGGGTGGGCTGGACATGTTTGACCTGATGTGGGCTGGCTCCTTCTTTCTTGTGGATGGTCTTGTCCTATGCACTGTAAGATGGTGAGCAGCCTCCCTGGCCTCCAACCACCTGATGTCAGTAgctcccccacctcaccccacccgTGGGGTTGACAGCAGAGATTCAGAGTCATGCCTCTGGACTCAACTTCGTCCCATGGAAACTGGTTGATTGGAGTTTATTAACCTCTCCGAGACTCAATTATCTCTGTGAATAACAGCAGTAATTCCTGCCGCAAGACATTTTGGGGAGAGTCACTGAGTGAAGTCAGGGCCAGGCACCTAAGCCACAGCCTGTCATAGAGTAAGCACTTGCTATTGTTGTTACGGTAAAGGTCTGGATACTAGGtcaggaataaacaaacaaacctaaaatACTGGCCACAATGGAAACAAGGCCTGGTCCAGCACCAATTTCAAGTATTTTTGCATCTTGGAAATTCAATTCCTCGGCATGTTCCTCCAAATATTGACACAAAGCTGTAgcctaaaaaataattataactttTCATGTGGGCATTGGAACATTGGAAGCCAGTAGCAACCCTTTCTGGCACCCAAATTTAAATACTAAAAGACATGTTATTACATATGTTCAGTTTATATTCATAAGAACCCAAATGTACACTCAATGCCATATTTAGACCTCTGAAATAAAGAAGTTATAATAAATTGCATGTAAGGAACTGGGGAAAAAAGATTTGTTAAATTGCCTCCTAAATCTCCAACGAATAGGAAGAACAGTAGATCAGCTTAGCTCTTTCAAATCAGGGCAATGTTGGGCTAAAAACAGCAACTTCTTCCACTGGTTTAATCATGTTGGGTCTCCAACTGCTTTAAGAATGTTGTTTTATGTTAGAATTCTTTCTTGTAAgagagttttttaaattatagaaatatttttttaaaatgtcattttataaaCTTGAA is from Pongo abelii isolate AG06213 chromosome 14, NHGRI_mPonAbe1-v2.0_pri, whole genome shotgun sequence and encodes:
- the METTL21C gene encoding protein-lysine methyltransferase METTL21C translates to MDVCLSSAQQPGRRGEGLSSPGVWLEAEKKGAPQKDSTGGVLEESNKIEPSLHSLQKFVPTDYASYTQEHYRFAGKEIVIQESIESYGAVVWPGATALCQYLEEHAEELNFQDAKILEIGAGPGLVSIVASILGAQVTATDLPDVLGNLQYNLLKNTLQCTAHLPEVKELVWGEDLDKNFPKSAFYYDYVLASDVVYHHYFLDKLLATMVYLSQPGTVLLWANKFRFSTDYEFLDKFKQVFDTTLLAEYPESSVKLFKGILKWD